From Quercus lobata isolate SW786 chromosome 11, ValleyOak3.0 Primary Assembly, whole genome shotgun sequence:
TTAAATTTGCAGGCCATCTATTTATTCTCTAACTTTGCTATGATCAGCAGACTTTGCTTACTCTCTCTCCGAATTTTGACCTGAAATGATcctataaatatattaattgtcCTCCTTCATTCTCACAATACCACAAGCAAAGCTTAGAGCTACtacaaatttgaaaatacaAACTTCCAATTTAGCTTAACACACTCCATCTCTATCTTCCTGATCCTTATCCTGTTATTGCATTAATGGAGAGTGCACGTTTGATCCAAACGTCCCTTTTGGTGTTTCTCTTGCTCTCTTTGAGTGTTTCTTACGTGCATTGCCAAGCCACTCGTGTTGGGTTCTACTCCAAATCATGCCCTCGAGCTGAATCCATTGTTCGCTCAACGGTTCAAGCTCATTTCCAATCTAATCCCACTGTGGCTCCTGGATTGTTAAGGATGCACTTTCATGACTGTTTCGTGCAGGGTTGCGATGCTTCTGTCCTTGTTGATGGGCCTGACACTGAGAAAACAGCCGGACCTAACCTTGGTTTGAGAGGATATGAAGTTATTGATGATGCGAAGACCAATCTTGAAGCTGCATGCCCTGGTGTTGTTTCTTGTGCTGATATTCTTGCGCTTGCTGCTCGCGATTCTGTCGTTCTGGTACTTGATCTCATGCTTTTATATATTCATCAGATTAATTTATTAGTATATATTTTACATACTTTTACCTGTAATTAATcatattttgcatttttcttgtagacaaatggaccaaattggcaGGTGCCAACCGGACGCAAAGATGGTCGAGTATCATTGGCTTCTGATACTACCGATTTGCCTGGCTTTACAGAATCCATTGATGCTCAGAAGAAAAAGTTTTCAGCGAAAGGTTTAAACGCTCAAGATCTGGTTACTCTTGTCGGTAAGCATCAACGTATTATcatttaataaatcattttttatatccCTAGCTACATGTTCAAGTATGTGTTTTACAGTCAAGAACTTTATAGTTCTGTGAACTACAATTCAAATCCTcgtcttttattattataactatagatttacccaaaaagTACGTGTCCTAGTTTATTACATTCATCTAACTTCTATTCATTTCAATTAACTATTGACTAGGTGGCCATACTATTGGAACTTCAGCTTGCCAGTTCTTTCAGTACAGATTGTATAACTTCACTACTACTGGAAATGGTGCCGATCCTACAATCAACCCCAGTTTCCTTCCTCAATTACGAGCACTCTGCCCACAAAATGGTGATGCCACAAGGCGTGTTGGACTAGACACCGGTAGCCAAAACAGATTTGACTCATCTTTCTTCTCCAACTTGAGGACTGGCCGAGGAGTACTTGAGtctgatcaaaagttatggacTGACGCCTCCACCAGAAGTTTTGTTCAAAGCTTGCTTGGGTCAAATGCCTTCAATGTGCAGTTCGGAAAGTCCATGGTGAAGATGAGCAACATTGGCCTCAAGTCTGGTACTCAAGGTGAAATTCGCAAAGTGTGTTCTAAGATCAACTGATCAAAAGGGCTCCAAGCTAAGCCACGAAAGATGATTACAATtattcccacaaaaaaaaaaaaaatgtattcaatttgttcttgaattttatttccattttgGTGTAAGCTCAGGAGATGAAAAACCGTATGtaatgaaaattctttatttattggAGTAAGCCAACAGATCAAGGGTCCTTGAGAGAGATTTTCAGTTTAATAACGAAAAGTAACTTTGACTTTACTACATGCGCTACCTGATCATAGCTTTTGATCAAATAcagaaaagtaattttttttttttttaatatatagtgTCTATTCTGATagtagctctttatcatcaggcCGATTAAGACACCAATAGATTTTTAGTGTAGGTAGGGATTGAATtccagatcttttattcaaccgttagttttttttttttttttttagtaaaaaccatcagagactttactaattgagctaactgaaattCACGCATATCACTCTAATCTTTGAGaactctcactttttttttaataatttatttataacactCACCTTTAAAGTTATTAGGATACTTTACAAAGTAAAGTTTTTGAAATCTTCACATATCTTTTAAAATTGATAGTCAAGATACTGCCACGTCATTAATCTATTAATCTCTTTTTTATACATCAATAGTTGTGGTGGGAGATTTAATTTAAACCTTAAATGTATTCATTGGAAACAccaaaaaatttctattaaactaaaataactaaaatgcTCTTGACTAATTGATACCACTTCAACCAAATAATCacgtaaaaaataaattctcgTATTCATTTTTGTGATATAACACATTAGTTTATGGTATCTCTATCATTGTTCTTTTTACTTCCAGAGTTGTTTTATTCTAATATAAGTTCTTTAGCTAGCTTTTTTCCGATCAAGGTTTGCTTCTCGTTCTCCTGGAGGTTTGCCAGTTTCAAGAGCATAGTTTTGATCCTAGTTTAGATAATAAGATAATATTCTACATTTTATTCATGTCAATGCCGATCCACAATAAAAAGATAATCACAATATCTTTGTTTTTTCGCTTCTAAGGAGAGCtttatactaaaaaattaagataaataaGTACAGAGTAAACATAGAACACAAGTACTCAGGGAGATTTATATTACACAAGTCTAGATGTAGTTAATCTTTGGACTTCTCATAAGTACACAAAATATAAAGATGGAGGGAAAGTCCtataaattaattcaaaaagaCTAGCTATTAGAGTTTCTCAAAACATCCgaacatttattttcttttcaatatatatgcGGAATGGTCACTTGCTAAGGTCTAGCGAGGGTGCTCCTACAATAAGAATTTAGAGCATTAGAAGATGGATGCAATAAAGAAGTATTACTAAGCAAGTTAAATACCTATATCAAGTCAGTTTCAAGAATAAGATTATGGTAGCCCATTTCCCAAGCAAGTGTTAAACCGTCGCGAATAGCCTATTATTCTGCTGTTAAACTAATTGTAACATCTATATTACGGGAAAAACTTACAATCCAGTTTCCAAAAACGATCTCTAGTTAAATCACCAACCCTAGAAGAACCTTGGCTGCATTTGGAACTACCtagtattaaattttaaaaagatttcAAGAGTGGGGAGCAAGTTATCCAtttcacaaattttaaaaaatatgaaaaatgctGTCCATGACTTTTGCCAAAACTTTCACAACAATTTTCGAGTAACAGATTGTTATTGGCTATTACTAATGGgtgaaaaaagtcaaaaacagcTTTAAtagtaagttcaaattagaactaaaaACAACTTACCACATTGGATTTGTTAAGAAAGTGTTATGAACATAATActtcataaaaattttgtttgggaaaaaaagTCCTAAGTGTTGGGGGGGTTGAATTTGGTGCCAAACTCACCAGCTAGGACCACACACAATCACAAAGTAAATGAAAGGGTGTTTCAAGAGAAGTACAATTAcaactataaaaggaagagttTGACCTCCATGAGAGCATGGTACACTATTTTCTTATTAGTGTAATTATAATCAGTATCTAGAGCTAGAGTATTCTCTAccacaattttgtttttcatccttTCTCATCATGTAGAATGGTTTTTTATGATGTGAAAATCGTCAATTGAGGTGATCATCCAGATGGAAGGTACCTAGGATTGCCCAAATGCCTGCAGTAGAGAAAGATTCAAGTTGGAaaggtcaccggtgtggtgccaaCCACTGAGCCTTCGATGATAAAGTCAGATGACCAGGAAAAGAATGGCCAATGGCTCTATCTGTGTTGTGAGTATAAGAATATAGACAGAAAAAAATGTACCTCCCTTGGGGTTTTGTGTTACCTATATATATGGCTTTCTTTTCTAGCCGTTGGGGGCATTCAATGACAATATCAATGTCATTCTTGTAACGCCTCTAAATGGTTTGAATGAGAAGATTCAGTGTCTCTTCGACGTCCGTGTTACTTATTGTTGATGTGTAACGAAATTCTATTTATTGCGGCTTAAATGGCTTTTGCCTTCATCTAGCGTGGACTCGGCCTGGACAAAGGAAATTTATTGGACTTATCAGTTCCCCCCTATTCTGTGATTGTCGAGCCACCTAAGGACGATCTTAGGAATATGAAGAGTCATCTTCTccctccctttttcttttttttcctttttttttttttttttttgttttgttttggttatggTGCTTGGGATACCACCCTTATTGCCTAATTAAGTGtttatttggcaattcctaaattgTAGCTAAATACAATTTCACGttttgatgaactgaagaactttgcagccaacatccttcttaagttggtggttagtcacatacttggatcTGTGtatcaattggttagtcacgtactagaagccttgcattaaaaggagatattgtcactacagaacaagttcaattgggtattagggtaagagttcaactgtaagttggtataaggtactgagatttctttacttctaactgcttgttttgataatagtggattctcaagagtggtgaccttaaattcacccggcaGGGTTTTGCCTCGATggtttccccattcgtaaacaaatcaccatgttaactttatttttcgctgcatattaacttaattggtgatttgtttgcgTTGCCAtgcgtattgcatgttaattgaattaattaattaacttggctaattaattggttaatttatcacaaatgggtcaatacattcttggcctatcaagtagTATTAGAGcagacacactctgattagggttaattttTGCTGTGTGATCCTTTGActcctgttgtcatggatagaggacaatcgTTGATTAtgcctcctttatttgatggcactaattatgcatattggaaagtacctatgagagctttcttacagtaattagatgaaaaagtatggcaagctatggagataagctggaccaagccaaaggaagcgctagctgattgggatgatgctaagatcaaagCGGCTAACTTCAatagcagagcattgaatgccttattcagtgcagtcatgaatgagaagttcatgaagaatgtcAATATAAGAGGATTTGATAAAGACCGCTAGCAATCTAGTTCATCTTAGTTCAAGAAccaagacaaaggaaagaaggatgctatggaaggcggtcagtacactgttccctctgGACCTAAGTGTTTCGGATGTCATGGCtttggacacatgaaacaagactgcccaacatatctcaagaccatcgggaaaagcaaggcccttgttgctaccttgagtgacatcgagcctgaggatgattcggataatgaggatgatggaatcctgaatgccttcactaccactgtGAATCCTACTAAGGGGATTAATAAAGAAGTGGATGAAAAAGAGGACTTTGGagagtctaagtttgagaagatggatgatcaggatgacatccacacagcctatgcaaaattGTACAAGGTCTCGAAAAAGCATGAGAaattgtataggttggccaccaagaagctcagtgatgtggagcttgaacgagaagaaatctccacaaagtttgatgaagttaatcagactattggagcactgcaGTTTGAAAACAATTCCTTGGTTGAGAAGACTAAGAAGCTTGAGGCAGAGTTGTTCTAAGTCAGAGCTTAGTTAGAAAGGACTATAAGTGCAAAGCTTGACGAGATGCTCAGttttcagaaatctgcttctgatcgtaccggtttagggtatgatttctcttctcctaatattgcctctactagtactactatttttgtttcacctgctaataatgttgaatctaAGAACAATGATGTGAAAACTATTTTAGCTAGTGAAAatatagacaagggtaaatctatcttaggagcaccccctgagcttgagaagaaagagattaaaaaccctagggctaaaaAGGGTAATACTCAAAAGTCTAAATAGCAAAAGCaacatctctgtcatcactgtggagcaaCTAgacatactcgaccaaattgctatgagtggttagccactcaacagagcaacaatATGATCTCATCGGGAAACcaaaatcagtttccatcctcttttacTCCTCTTGAAGATCTTCTCAAAgtcctcatgttcctttcgaacttgaatggtttcaattcttccccctcatcGCCGGATCAAGGGTTCGTCAAacagaaaggttcttccaaagtgtggaaggaaaaaggctctaagtgatttagtcactttttctctctctctccctttcttgtttttgagtatgcattacttgtgtgttttgctttcttgttttaagtcagtctagttttatgctttgctttgtttaacatgttttattttgttcatttttatttttgctttattttttttttcataaaattttaaaaaaaatttttgaaaaatcagaaaaatacaaaaatagtgtgtgctgtgtacattggtacttatgtatcttggatggccattgaaatgaagttttctaaactttgtatcttttataACTTAGATAAGCATTTCTATGCATCGAGAGAGTTTCTATATGCTCGATAgattctcgatagcttcttgatcTATCGAGGTCACtttgctgtggacacctctcgataACTCCTTGACAGCTCCATTTGGTGAGATTTAAAGctcaacacctctcgacacctttCGATCCATTGAGAATTGTGATTTCCTATATAAAGCTTCAGCGcgattttctctcattttttctccaATCTCTCTCGATACTTTCTAACCCCTTACCTCCCTaaacacttttctctctctctaaacctctTGCCCAAGTGATTTTCGGCCTAGATTGATCTTCTTTTCCCTCttgttcatgcatttcattcatatagatctaggtttttgggttttcgaatttttttttttttaattgatgaggtttttgcaaaatttttgggttgggttttgtttaaatcATCTtcaatgttcatgcattgcatcacatttgcattttcacaatgtttcatgcattatagATCGATGTATGTTTACTATGTTGAAATCATGTGtactggtaggattggattgggctgaacccatgatgtttttatttttgcatgttacatgttcttgcatttttcatgcatacgtaccatTTTTTTATCTCTATCTTATTGATATTGATCTGTGCTggtacttttctctctctctctctctctctctctctctctctctctctctctctctcggttaGTTGCTCTATGGTACCTAAGCGTAAGTTTACTCCATcccggaaccctcttcattctaGGGCAACATCTTCTTCTCCCTTTGTTGATTCTACCCCCTCTCACgttcggttccgtgatgagaaggcccgtacggacttcttggagaacttttcaTGACGCAACATTCATTCGAAACGCCAAGTCATGCTGCGTTTGTATGttgtaggattttgtaaccaaggagcttcgtgatcttcatcatgttgatgaactgaaaaactttgtagccaacatccttctcaagttgatGGTTAGTTACATACTTGGATCCGtacatcgattggttagtcacatattgggagccatgcattgaaaaggagagattgtcactacagaacaagtctaattgggtattagggtaagggttcaactgtaggttggtataaggtactgagattcttttacttgtaaccgcttgttatgataatattggattctcgggagtggtgaccttaaaatcactcggtgggttttttgccttggaggttttctccattcgtaaacaaatcacattgtcaactttattttcacTTGCATATtatcttagttggtgatttgtttgtgctagcACATGTATTGTatgataattgaattaattaattaacttggctaattaattggttaattcatcacaagggttcaatacattcttgacctatcaaATATATTCAACATTCTATTTCTACTTTTCCCTCGTCTTATACCACCAAATAGGAtgagaaaaaagtttttcttcctactgatttgaaaaaattttctctaagctATTACGTGACAACTTATAAAACAATTTACAAGTTTAAACAAAGCTACATAATTCATTAAACAAGTCATATGATTAAAATGATAAGTAATTTTATTAATCACCACATAATTGATTGGAGGAATTGAACTCTAAACTAATTTAGAGGTaactttttctataaaataattaCCAGAACTACAGAATCACGGGCAGCAATGGAAAGAATATCAGCACAAGAAACAATGCCAGGACATGCAGCTTCAAGCTGGGTCTTGGCATCATCAATAACTTCATATCCTCTCTATCCAAGTCTagctacatcttttttttttgagtgttaGGACCGTCAATAAGGACAGAAACATCACAACCCTGCATGAAACAGTCATGAAAATGCATCCTCAACAATCCAGCAGCCACAGTGTGATCAGAATTGAAATGGCATTGAACTGTTGAGCTAACAATGGATTCAGCTTGAGGACACGTGGCGGAATAAAATCCAACTCTGGTGCCTTTATGGCCGTGCACCAAGGAGGCACCCATGGCAAGCAAGAGAAACGTCCACGAAATGAATATTTGGTTGGAATTTCCACTCACCATTATGACTTAGAGAATAAAGACAACAAAAGTATTGTTTATTTCAGACACACTGTTTTAAAGATTTGGCTTGTGAGCCAGAGTTATATATAGGCATTAGTGAAACCAAATTTTTGGACCAAGTAAGCGAATATAGCAAATCAAATTGAAAGATTCAAAAATATCATATGATGGATAATTCATGGATAATTAATAGGATGGCCCACTTCAattcattatcaaaaaatatcGTCAACATGTCATTTGCATAGTGTTTTGTTGCATAGTAGTATATCATCAATAACTTGCAAAATAAAGGCCAACTACTCGTACATTGTTAGCAAAACTACATTATTGATTTCTGAAGTTTATCGTATGATCGAGCACAATTAGTCCCTTATGTTCTAAGTGAGTGCTATTGGGCCCTCAAGTTTCAATAATGagtattattagtttttttgttaACAGTCGTTAACCCATGCGATGCATGGGAAAActattaattatgaaaaaaaatccaataatgaatgaagaatttaagctattacttaaatttttttattaataaataaataaaaacaatgaatGAAGGGTTTAAGCTATCACCTATGCagtttttttttgtgcattttaGTTAGACTTTAGACAATAATAATATGGTTATTACTTCTACTATTTTTGGgctgaaataaatttttttttccctaaattgaaataaagtcatttgtttactactttttttttatgtcagaatttatttactgttattattaagctaaaatatttaaaaatgattatctgattatttatttaaaagaaatatttttataaaatgttgtaATGGCAATTTTGTGAATAATAAGGCATGTGATGTTGTGATAAATGTCATCTCCCTCtcactatttctctctctctattctgcGTTCTCTCTaccttctttcttcctctcacTTCAGACTCCTCTaacctctctcttctttttttctttttctttttttctcatctctttctctcacactctctactctcttcctctcacgGCTCAGGGTGAAgcctctctcctttttttttttttctttttttttttctcatctctttctctcacactctctactctcttcctctcgcGACTCATGATGAAGCCTCTCTCTTCTCAAGATCGGCTTTGGGTGGGTGGGCTTCAGATTGGCGTGGGTGGCTCCAGATCGGAGTGGGTGGCTTCAGATTGGCGTGGGTGGCTTCAAACCGGTGTGGGGGCGTGGGTGGCTTCAGACCGGTGTGGGGGCGTGGGTGGCCGTGGGGTTGTGGGTAGCCATGGATGGCCATGGGTTTTGCTGTTTATGGGTGTTTCTGGGTGGTTGGAATTTTAGAGGTGTTTTAATAGAGTTTTTGGGTCGTTGGAATTTCAGAGGTGTTTTAATGGAGTTTCTGGGTGGATGGAATAAGGAGGAAGATGACGAAGAGGGAGATGGGattattttggggtttttttttttttttttttggagaaacttttGGTTTGGGTCTGTAATTTGGTTTTGTGCTTACGTTTActgttttggtttggttttggattgTGCTGCGCTTGTGATATAGAGGAAGATGGGAGGAGAAAGAGTTTATCGGGTTTTTATAAGGAAGGAGAAGGAGTATCAGGGAGAAATAGttattaaaattagaatttttgttttataatgctgatatttaaaaataaaaatagttattatttttttggagcaaaaattaaaaatatttattttgcttaaaggtTTATGACTTGCCTTAAAAAAGGTATGACTTGAAAACAATtgaaattgaatgaaaataagtaattttattcaaaataaaggtttagaaaattctttttctttcattttattggtTCCACATAACACATATCAGCGTGGCTCACAACATTTTTGCTATTCTATGGTGatgacttcaaaaaaaaaaaaaaaaaaaaaatctaatacagtcacttttctattttttta
This genomic window contains:
- the LOC115966545 gene encoding peroxidase N1-like, which translates into the protein MESARLIQTSLLVFLLLSLSVSYVHCQATRVGFYSKSCPRAESIVRSTVQAHFQSNPTVAPGLLRMHFHDCFVQGCDASVLVDGPDTEKTAGPNLGLRGYEVIDDAKTNLEAACPGVVSCADILALAARDSVVLTNGPNWQVPTGRKDGRVSLASDTTDLPGFTESIDAQKKKFSAKGLNAQDLVTLVGGHTIGTSACQFFQYRLYNFTTTGNGADPTINPSFLPQLRALCPQNGDATRRVGLDTGSQNRFDSSFFSNLRTGRGVLESDQKLWTDASTRSFVQSLLGSNAFNVQFGKSMVKMSNIGLKSGTQGEIRKVCSKIN